The following proteins are encoded in a genomic region of Falsibacillus albus:
- a CDS encoding hemolysin family protein: MDIFNLVLVVLLIALTAFFVASEFAIVKVRSSRIDQLLEEGNSSAVAAKRVITSLDEYLSACQLGITITALGLGWLGEPTIASIVHAIFQKMTLTSSVTHILSVVIAFTTITFLHVVIGELAPKTLAIQKAETITVLFAKPLIGFYKIMYPFIWTLNTSARLVTKVFGLKPASEHEIAHSEEELRIILSESYKSGEINQSEFKYVNKIFEFDDRIAKEIMVPRTEIVSLSKEDTLDIFLDLVREEKFTRYPIIDGDKDHIIGMVNVKEIFTDLINNMELNTQSLESYVRPIIRVIDSIPIHDLLVKMQKERIHMAILMDEYGGTSGLVTVEDILEEIVGEIRDEFDMDEVPLVRKITENHYIFDSKVLVSEVNNLLHLDIQDEDIDTIGGWVLTENYDAKQGDAISFEEYEFTIKEMEEHHIKYVEVKKKIHVNESSSQQIPLTKSEALS; this comes from the coding sequence TTGGACATATTTAACTTAGTGCTTGTCGTCTTACTCATTGCACTTACTGCTTTTTTTGTCGCTTCTGAATTCGCCATTGTGAAGGTTAGAAGCTCAAGGATCGATCAATTACTTGAGGAAGGAAACAGCAGTGCAGTTGCAGCAAAACGTGTTATTACGAGCTTAGACGAGTACTTATCTGCTTGCCAGCTGGGTATCACCATTACAGCCCTTGGTTTAGGGTGGCTTGGGGAACCAACGATTGCGAGCATTGTTCATGCAATTTTTCAGAAAATGACCTTAACCTCTTCTGTTACACATATTCTATCGGTTGTGATTGCTTTTACAACCATCACTTTTCTGCACGTCGTGATCGGCGAACTTGCACCAAAGACGTTAGCTATCCAAAAAGCCGAAACGATCACCGTCCTATTTGCCAAGCCACTGATCGGATTCTATAAAATCATGTATCCATTCATTTGGACATTAAATACATCGGCAAGGCTGGTTACGAAGGTATTTGGGTTAAAGCCTGCTTCAGAACATGAAATTGCCCACTCCGAGGAAGAGTTGCGCATTATCCTCTCTGAAAGCTACAAGAGTGGAGAGATCAATCAGTCTGAATTTAAGTATGTAAATAAAATATTTGAATTTGATGACCGCATCGCCAAGGAAATCATGGTCCCCCGGACTGAAATTGTCTCGCTTTCAAAAGAAGATACACTGGACATTTTCCTTGATCTTGTAAGAGAAGAAAAGTTCACACGCTATCCGATCATAGATGGGGACAAGGACCATATCATTGGAATGGTCAACGTTAAAGAAATTTTCACAGATTTGATCAATAATATGGAACTTAATACACAATCATTAGAGTCTTATGTCCGTCCTATCATCCGGGTGATTGATTCCATCCCGATTCATGACCTGCTCGTCAAAATGCAAAAAGAACGTATTCATATGGCCATTTTGATGGATGAGTACGGCGGCACCTCGGGACTGGTGACCGTTGAAGACATCTTAGAGGAGATCGTCGGCGAAATCCGGGATGAATTCGATATGGATGAAGTCCCGCTGGTGAGAAAAATCACAGAGAATCATTATATCTTTGATTCAAAGGTACTGGTGAGTGAAGTGAACAACCTCCTCCACTTGGATATTCAAGATGAGGATATCGATACGATCGGCGGCTGGGTCTTAACTGAGAATTACGATGCCAAACAAGGCGATGCCATTTCCTTTGAAGAATATGAGTTCACGATTAAAGAAATGGAAGAACACCATATAAAATATGTTGAAGTTAAAAAGAAAATACATGTGAATGAGTCTTCATCACAGCAAATACCTTTAACAAAATCGGAAGCATTATCTTAA
- a CDS encoding polysaccharide deacetylase family protein, translated as MKWIFFLLVLFLVLTVCSTMIIRMFSIGIIKQGKLRNAIALTFDDGPDPLYTPKLLEVLKKHGAKATFFVVGKKAATYPELIQLIHREGHVVGIHNYIHFPNWLIPPNVLKKHLNKSKIIIKDILGADPIYYRPPWGMFNAFTLMAAKGFQVIMWTSIPGDWKERLGSKELLKRLISARKEGAIITLHDSGTSFGADRDAPRNMIEALDQFLALDQSKQYSFVTVEQLLRSGEK; from the coding sequence ATGAAATGGATATTTTTTTTGCTGGTCCTTTTTTTGGTACTGACTGTTTGTTCTACTATGATCATAAGAATGTTTTCCATCGGAATCATTAAACAAGGAAAGCTGAGGAATGCAATTGCCCTTACGTTCGATGATGGCCCGGACCCATTATATACCCCGAAGCTGTTGGAAGTATTGAAAAAACACGGAGCCAAAGCCACGTTTTTTGTTGTCGGCAAAAAGGCTGCCACCTATCCCGAATTGATTCAGTTAATTCATCGGGAAGGGCATGTGGTGGGTATACACAATTATATTCATTTTCCGAATTGGCTCATTCCACCAAATGTATTAAAGAAGCATTTAAATAAATCAAAAATCATCATCAAAGACATCCTCGGGGCTGATCCCATTTATTACAGGCCGCCGTGGGGGATGTTCAACGCCTTTACTTTAATGGCTGCCAAAGGATTTCAGGTCATCATGTGGACTTCCATACCAGGGGATTGGAAAGAACGATTAGGGTCCAAGGAGCTTTTGAAGCGATTGATATCTGCCAGAAAAGAAGGTGCAATCATCACCCTTCATGATAGCGGCACCAGCTTTGGGGCAGATAGAGATGCCCCTCGTAATATGATTGAAGCTCTTGATCAATTTTTAGCTTTGGATCAATCAAAACAATATTCTTTTGTTACGGTTGAACAGCTGCTGCGATCGGGGGAGAAATGA
- a CDS encoding DedA family protein, translating to MSAHFLELLSQYSYLLIFIMGFFGIVGIPAPEESLFVYLGVVSKQGNLFLWGCIAASSLGSFTGMLTAYFLGAKIGKPFIIKYGRYLGMNSKRWNSFMDHWNIKKSLLFGFFIPGVRQLNPYFAGIEHLSFFLFALFSLIGSVVWVSVYTLLGFFISTYIPIHPLIITYVGIGLFLLFIVQMIIRWRKSSHSKETES from the coding sequence ATGAGTGCACATTTTTTGGAACTTTTAAGTCAATACAGCTATCTTCTTATATTTATTATGGGGTTTTTCGGAATCGTCGGCATTCCCGCCCCTGAAGAAAGTTTGTTCGTTTATCTTGGGGTGGTTTCCAAGCAGGGAAACCTTTTCTTGTGGGGGTGCATCGCCGCCTCATCACTCGGCTCATTTACAGGTATGCTGACAGCCTATTTTCTTGGGGCAAAAATCGGGAAGCCCTTCATTATTAAATATGGCCGCTATTTAGGAATGAACTCCAAAAGGTGGAATTCATTCATGGACCACTGGAATATCAAAAAATCATTGCTTTTCGGATTTTTCATTCCAGGTGTCAGGCAGTTAAACCCTTATTTCGCAGGAATCGAACACCTCTCCTTCTTCTTGTTCGCCCTGTTTTCACTCATCGGCTCTGTCGTTTGGGTATCGGTATACACACTGTTGGGATTCTTCATCAGTACATATATTCCGATCCATCCGCTCATCATAACTTATGTAGGGATCGGTTTATTCTTATTGTTTATCGTACAAATGATCATAAGATGGCGAAAATCCTCCCATTCCAAAGAAACCGAATCTTAA
- a CDS encoding MGDG synthase family glycosyltransferase, which yields MKVLVLPLFQMPSGHHQAADAMIEVMSSFHDDDITFKKVDFLSYCHPPLERKVSGFYLHWITENPKTYSRFYKLFMFSRDHDHDFVQSLFFWNRYFEWRMEQFILEEDPDLIICTHCYPSKLLDSLKQRMKLSRPVINVYTDFFINDIWGKKAIDYHLAPNQQAKEQLMAEFQVPQERIFVTGIPTFPVYHAHQAAPLPEKNYILIAGGNSGLGNMFPFLKEITEKGNSTFTYKVLCGKNRKLYNKISELQNPDIIPLSYIDSPEKMNDLYNGALAILTKPGGITISEALSKALPIFVLHSLPGQEEINKRYLLNKGLIFELDLKKNIEGQFTQILFDSKKLADLKSRIELWNSEKDASLSEALLSIIHGERAYLPSISPV from the coding sequence ATGAAGGTCTTGGTCCTCCCGCTGTTTCAAATGCCGTCTGGCCATCATCAAGCAGCCGATGCAATGATTGAAGTGATGTCTTCCTTTCATGATGATGACATTACCTTTAAAAAAGTAGATTTTCTAAGTTATTGCCATCCGCCGCTCGAAAGAAAGGTATCCGGATTTTATTTGCACTGGATAACTGAAAATCCAAAGACTTACAGCCGTTTTTATAAGCTGTTCATGTTTTCGCGCGACCATGATCATGATTTTGTACAATCACTTTTTTTCTGGAACAGATATTTCGAATGGCGAATGGAGCAATTCATTCTTGAGGAAGACCCTGATTTGATCATCTGCACTCACTGCTATCCATCCAAGCTTTTGGACAGTTTAAAGCAAAGAATGAAACTATCAAGGCCTGTAATTAATGTATATACAGACTTTTTCATTAACGACATATGGGGCAAAAAAGCCATTGACTACCATCTTGCCCCCAATCAACAAGCTAAAGAGCAATTAATGGCTGAATTCCAAGTCCCGCAAGAACGCATCTTCGTAACAGGGATTCCTACATTTCCTGTTTATCACGCTCATCAGGCTGCCCCGCTCCCGGAAAAAAATTATATCCTTATTGCCGGTGGAAACAGCGGTTTAGGGAATATGTTTCCCTTCTTGAAGGAGATAACGGAAAAAGGAAATTCAACCTTTACCTATAAAGTCCTTTGTGGAAAAAACCGCAAGCTGTACAACAAAATATCCGAATTACAAAATCCTGATATCATCCCCCTTTCTTACATCGACAGTCCGGAAAAAATGAACGACTTATATAATGGAGCTCTGGCCATCTTAACAAAGCCAGGGGGCATCACCATCAGTGAAGCTTTGTCAAAAGCGCTCCCGATCTTTGTCCTGCACTCCCTGCCCGGCCAAGAGGAAATTAATAAACGGTACCTATTGAATAAAGGGCTTATTTTCGAATTAGACCTGAAAAAAAATATTGAAGGGCAGTTCACGCAAATCCTTTTCGATTCAAAGAAGCTGGCTGACCTCAAAAGCAGGATCGAGCTATGGAACAGCGAAAAGGACGCCTCGCTTTCTGAAGCATTGCTTTCCATCATTCATGGAGAAAGAGCTTATTTACCTTCAATTTCTCCTGTATAG
- the argS gene encoding arginine--tRNA ligase, producing the protein MDLKKIFTEKLLAVLPESLEYDSVYSMIETPKHASLGDLAFPCFQLAKTLQESPASIAAEFSSKLHSPYFSKVIHAGPYVNVFFDPAKAGSPIVNHVLEEGTEYGSGEIGSGKTVVLDMSSPNIAKPFSMGHLRSTVIGNALASLAEKNGYRPIKINYLGDWGTQFGKLIVAYRKWGDPEKVKQNPIGELLKLYVQFHHEAEQSPALEDEGRKAFKDLESGEPDHLELWKWFRDESLKSFMEIYGLLGITFDNFQGEAFYNDKMSEAVQLLKEKDLLVQSDGAEVVLMDEEGMPPCLIKKSDGASLYPTRDLAAAIYRQREYQFDQALYVVGQEQRVHFNQVFSVLKKMGFEWADAMKHVPFGLYLKNGKKMSTRKGRVILLENVIKEAIALALKNINEKNPDLHDAEKTARAVGVGAIIFHDLKNDRMNNIEFSLSDMLTFEGETGPYIQYTHARAQSILRKAPPSYTFHGLGDEASWEVIKQLRLFPETVERSYLSLAPSVLAKYLIDLSKSFNKYYGKVRILEENDELTSRVSLVKAVAIVLAEGLRLLGIEAPNEM; encoded by the coding sequence TTGGATTTAAAAAAGATCTTCACAGAAAAATTATTGGCTGTTTTACCGGAGAGCCTGGAATACGATAGTGTTTACTCCATGATTGAGACGCCGAAGCACGCCAGCCTTGGCGACCTCGCCTTCCCATGTTTCCAACTGGCCAAAACACTCCAGGAATCTCCCGCTTCGATTGCTGCCGAGTTTTCCTCGAAGCTGCATTCACCATATTTTTCAAAAGTGATCCATGCAGGGCCATATGTGAATGTTTTCTTCGATCCTGCCAAAGCAGGGAGTCCAATCGTCAATCATGTTCTTGAAGAAGGGACTGAATACGGAAGTGGTGAAATTGGTTCAGGCAAAACGGTTGTTCTTGATATGTCATCTCCCAATATTGCCAAGCCTTTTTCCATGGGCCATCTTCGTTCAACTGTCATTGGAAACGCATTGGCTTCCCTTGCCGAAAAAAACGGCTACAGGCCCATTAAGATCAACTATCTTGGCGATTGGGGCACCCAATTCGGCAAGCTGATCGTCGCCTATAGAAAATGGGGCGATCCCGAGAAGGTAAAACAAAACCCGATTGGAGAACTATTAAAACTATACGTCCAATTTCACCATGAAGCAGAGCAATCCCCAGCATTGGAGGATGAGGGCCGGAAAGCTTTCAAGGATCTTGAAAGTGGTGAACCGGATCACCTTGAGTTATGGAAATGGTTCCGTGATGAATCATTAAAATCCTTCATGGAAATCTATGGCCTTTTGGGAATCACTTTTGATAATTTCCAAGGAGAAGCATTTTATAATGATAAAATGTCCGAAGCTGTTCAACTCTTAAAGGAAAAAGATCTTCTTGTGCAATCGGATGGTGCCGAGGTCGTCTTGATGGACGAGGAAGGAATGCCTCCTTGTTTGATAAAAAAATCGGATGGCGCCTCGCTTTACCCCACACGGGATTTAGCTGCAGCCATCTACCGCCAGCGGGAATACCAATTTGATCAAGCCCTTTATGTGGTTGGACAGGAACAGCGCGTCCATTTCAATCAAGTCTTCTCAGTGCTGAAAAAAATGGGATTCGAGTGGGCAGATGCTATGAAGCACGTACCTTTTGGACTTTATCTGAAGAATGGCAAGAAGATGTCCACACGTAAAGGCAGGGTTATATTACTAGAAAACGTGATCAAGGAAGCCATCGCACTTGCTCTTAAAAACATCAACGAAAAAAATCCCGACCTTCATGATGCTGAAAAAACCGCACGCGCCGTTGGGGTCGGTGCCATCATTTTTCACGATCTGAAAAATGATCGAATGAATAACATCGAATTTTCTTTATCTGATATGCTCACCTTCGAAGGTGAAACGGGACCATATATCCAATATACGCATGCGCGGGCACAGTCCATTTTGAGAAAAGCCCCTCCTTCTTATACATTTCATGGACTTGGCGATGAAGCAAGCTGGGAAGTCATCAAGCAGCTGCGCCTATTTCCGGAAACAGTCGAAAGATCCTACCTCTCTCTTGCACCTTCGGTTTTGGCAAAGTACTTAATCGATCTCTCAAAATCGTTTAATAAGTACTATGGGAAAGTGCGGATCCTGGAGGAGAATGATGAACTGACTTCAAGGGTCAGTCTCGTCAAAGCGGTCGCCATTGTTTTAGCTGAGGGATTGAGACTGCTTGGAATTGAAGCGCCGAATGAAATGTAG
- a CDS encoding ABC transporter permease produces the protein MKSLYLLQANFRREAIMLKRYLPNTISLVVTFYCIFLAMFFGIKFVGDPSSIDTNVQYVIVNYIFWYLAMMAMQDIGWAVSNEATLGTLEQLYMSPMGVWRILLARIISGTCLHLMIITILLYVSMLTTGTWLNIDIVSILPILCLTLISMFGVSFMIAGMSIIFKQIQAFLQILQFVFMGLTFVSLSFAPYLAFAPFVKGVDMVRTIMVEDVSISHFGSVDFLILSANALFYLVIGLWVFKSCERYAMRKGILGQH, from the coding sequence ATGAAGTCGCTATATCTGCTACAAGCTAATTTCAGAAGAGAAGCCATTATGCTCAAAAGGTATCTCCCCAATACCATCAGCTTGGTGGTCACGTTTTATTGCATTTTCCTGGCAATGTTTTTCGGCATCAAGTTTGTGGGGGATCCATCCTCGATCGATACGAATGTCCAATATGTCATTGTGAATTATATATTCTGGTATCTCGCGATGATGGCAATGCAGGACATAGGCTGGGCTGTTTCGAACGAAGCCACTCTCGGAACGTTGGAGCAGCTCTATATGTCCCCGATGGGTGTATGGAGGATCCTTTTGGCAAGAATCATTTCCGGTACATGCCTGCATTTGATGATCATCACCATTTTATTATACGTGTCGATGCTGACGACTGGTACTTGGCTCAATATTGACATTGTGTCCATATTGCCCATTTTATGCTTAACGCTGATCAGTATGTTTGGTGTCAGCTTCATGATTGCGGGAATGTCGATCATCTTCAAACAGATACAAGCATTTTTGCAGATCCTGCAGTTTGTTTTTATGGGATTGACATTCGTCTCGCTTTCCTTCGCGCCATATCTTGCATTTGCCCCATTTGTGAAGGGTGTGGATATGGTCAGGACGATCATGGTTGAGGACGTTTCCATATCACATTTCGGTTCCGTTGATTTTTTGATCTTATCGGCAAATGCACTCTTCTATTTAGTGATTGGCCTATGGGTATTTAAAAGCTGCGAGAGGTATGCCATGAGAAAAGGGATCCTTGGGCAGCACTAA
- a CDS encoding ABC transporter ATP-binding protein, producing MEYIIDIQNVKKWYPKKKSKEVIEAVKGISLQVKRGEVVGLLGPNGAGKTTLIKMMCGLLIPNEGTVKINEFDMNANRSKALKHLSVVLEGNRNLYWRLTVKENLEYFSGNRGMSKKEISSKVDELLERFNLKGKAHEQVNTLSRGMQQKLSIAVALLADTDIIFLDEPTLGLDIETSYEIRKLLTEIAKGENKTILLSSHDMPVVQDICQRVVIVNGGKIITDENVQNLLDLFDTKAYSFTLQGKLTDAQFDQLSHTYLAKRMEGDGEQSVIEVTIQQSDQFYAVIEQLKEMGQSIEKIDRTMIDFEQVFMKIVKGEIRDEVAISATS from the coding sequence ATGGAATATATCATTGATATTCAAAATGTGAAAAAGTGGTATCCGAAGAAGAAGTCAAAGGAAGTAATCGAAGCAGTAAAAGGAATTTCGCTTCAAGTGAAAAGAGGGGAAGTTGTCGGCCTGCTCGGTCCAAATGGTGCAGGGAAAACCACCTTGATCAAGATGATGTGCGGTCTTCTCATCCCTAATGAGGGAACCGTCAAAATCAATGAATTCGACATGAATGCTAACCGTTCGAAGGCTTTAAAGCATTTAAGTGTCGTTTTAGAGGGGAATCGCAACTTATATTGGCGATTAACGGTGAAAGAAAACCTTGAATATTTCTCGGGAAATCGAGGTATGTCGAAAAAGGAAATTTCAAGTAAGGTTGATGAGCTTCTGGAACGCTTCAATCTCAAGGGAAAAGCACATGAACAAGTCAATACACTATCAAGGGGGATGCAGCAAAAGCTTTCGATTGCTGTGGCTTTGCTTGCAGATACGGACATTATTTTTCTCGATGAACCGACGCTCGGACTCGATATTGAAACAAGCTACGAGATCCGCAAGCTTTTGACGGAAATCGCGAAAGGGGAAAACAAGACGATTTTACTGAGCTCCCATGATATGCCGGTCGTCCAGGACATTTGCCAAAGAGTTGTGATTGTCAACGGTGGAAAGATCATCACTGATGAGAATGTACAGAATCTCTTGGACCTGTTTGATACGAAAGCATACAGCTTCACATTGCAAGGGAAGTTGACCGATGCACAGTTTGATCAGCTCAGTCATACCTACTTGGCTAAAAGAATGGAGGGGGATGGAGAGCAGTCTGTGATTGAGGTGACGATTCAGCAGAGTGATCAATTTTATGCTGTCATCGAACAGCTGAAGGAAATGGGGCAGTCGATTGAAAAGATTGACCGGACGATGATTGATTTTGAGCAAGTGTTCATGAAAATTGTGAAAGGGGAGATAAGGGATGAAGTCGCTATATCTGCTACAAGCTAA
- a CDS encoding diacylglycerol/lipid kinase family protein yields the protein MNSFKKGLLIFNGKAGRKGLNKNLQDCVPVLAEQLDELTLMRTQKAGDGERLCREHGSRYDIVFILGGDGTVHECLNGIAQLDAPPTVSVLPSGTCNDFSRLLKVPQDISEASRLISTGEVAEMDLGKVNDRIFSNFWGIGLISEASENINASSKNMLGKISYYISALQTVKEAMPFSFKITCDEQVIEDEAVMILVANGCFIGTNRLPLSKICADDGMLDILIIRQAGFELFKNLITGEEPPDWNHDDSNVIHIQAKECKIETQELMKADMDGEVYEEGTPAHLSALQKKVSFLRGDFEY from the coding sequence ATGAATTCCTTTAAAAAAGGACTGCTGATCTTTAATGGAAAAGCAGGAAGAAAAGGTTTAAATAAAAACCTGCAGGATTGTGTCCCCGTATTGGCTGAGCAATTGGATGAATTGACCTTGATGAGGACGCAGAAAGCAGGGGATGGAGAAAGGTTATGCAGAGAGCACGGCAGCAGGTACGATATTGTTTTTATTTTAGGCGGTGATGGCACCGTCCATGAGTGCCTGAATGGAATCGCCCAGCTCGATGCGCCGCCAACGGTCTCGGTTTTACCAAGTGGCACCTGCAATGATTTTAGCAGACTCCTTAAAGTTCCACAGGATATATCTGAAGCATCCCGCCTAATATCGACAGGAGAAGTGGCAGAAATGGATCTCGGAAAAGTGAATGACCGGATCTTTTCGAATTTCTGGGGAATCGGCTTAATTAGCGAAGCTTCTGAAAACATCAACGCTTCTTCCAAGAATATGCTTGGGAAGATCAGTTACTATATCAGTGCATTGCAAACGGTTAAGGAGGCAATGCCATTTTCGTTCAAGATAACTTGTGATGAACAGGTGATCGAAGATGAAGCAGTCATGATTTTAGTGGCCAATGGATGTTTTATCGGAACCAATCGTTTGCCTCTGTCGAAAATCTGCGCAGATGATGGGATGCTGGATATCCTGATCATCCGCCAGGCAGGCTTCGAGTTATTCAAAAATCTTATCACCGGTGAAGAACCCCCGGATTGGAATCATGATGACTCAAATGTCATTCATATTCAAGCGAAGGAATGTAAGATTGAAACCCAAGAACTAATGAAAGCCGATATGGACGGAGAGGTATACGAAGAAGGAACGCCTGCTCATCTATCCGCTTTGCAAAAGAAGGTCTCATTTTTAAGAGGTGACTTCGAATATTAA
- a CDS encoding Lmo0850 family protein: MKRDHDQVKRVISQLGKIGVKISKTKSRLELRKALDDMKPIPNYPEAHS, translated from the coding sequence TTGAAAAGAGATCATGATCAGGTCAAACGCGTGATTTCCCAACTAGGAAAAATCGGTGTCAAAATCTCGAAGACAAAATCTAGACTAGAATTAAGAAAAGCATTAGATGACATGAAGCCAATCCCGAACTATCCGGAGGCTCATTCTTAA
- a CDS encoding ABC transporter permease subunit: MNKSLIFGLLLLGLLIITAITAPYLPFVDASMKEHVMKKKADGGFELPPFPPSKDYPIGSDPKGRDLLSKVLLGTKDTLLTVLGIVLIRYLLAIPLGLSSFYFKSMRYFLLLWNRLFSYMPPIFFVVFIVGLPFIVFSSNRALWYIFIIAIVDVGRVAELFYSTMLDVSKRPYVEAGIVSGCTSWSMLRRYYWPPLQPHIFIQFFSDIGKVIFLLGQLGVVSYFISVEFVSQLGGSYEALNTSNIWPVFFNRILDHIWSHPWYPLTGAAAIGISIFAFSMVSSGLQEYFDRKHKRFRGVDL; encoded by the coding sequence ATGAATAAATCATTGATTTTTGGACTTTTACTTTTAGGGCTGCTGATTATCACCGCCATTACCGCTCCATATCTTCCTTTTGTTGATGCTTCCATGAAAGAACATGTTATGAAGAAAAAAGCGGATGGCGGATTTGAACTGCCGCCCTTTCCTCCTTCCAAGGATTATCCGATCGGATCTGATCCAAAAGGGAGGGATTTGTTGAGCAAAGTACTGCTGGGCACGAAAGACACGCTTCTGACAGTCCTTGGGATCGTTTTGATTCGCTATCTATTGGCAATACCTTTGGGCTTAAGCAGCTTTTATTTTAAAAGTATGAGGTATTTCCTTCTTTTATGGAATCGTCTTTTTTCCTATATGCCGCCCATCTTCTTTGTCGTGTTCATTGTTGGCCTGCCGTTCATCGTTTTCTCAAGCAATCGTGCATTATGGTATATATTTATCATTGCGATTGTAGATGTGGGAAGGGTTGCCGAACTTTTTTACAGCACCATGTTAGATGTCTCTAAAAGACCATATGTCGAAGCTGGGATTGTATCGGGGTGTACAAGCTGGTCAATGCTTCGCCGCTATTATTGGCCGCCTCTTCAACCTCATATTTTCATACAGTTCTTTTCAGATATCGGCAAGGTCATCTTCTTGCTTGGACAGTTGGGGGTCGTCAGTTATTTCATCAGTGTCGAGTTTGTCTCTCAATTGGGCGGTTCCTATGAAGCCCTAAATACCTCTAACATTTGGCCGGTCTTTTTTAATCGGATTCTTGACCATATATGGTCACATCCTTGGTATCCACTTACAGGTGCTGCCGCGATCGGGATCTCCATCTTTGCATTTTCCATGGTCAGCAGCGGACTGCAAGAATATTTCGACCGTAAGCATAAAAGATTCAGGGGTGTAGATTTATAA
- a CDS encoding ABC transporter permease subunit has translation MVYIRKLVVQLLLWLVTTCLFLSILFLPADTSYKTGRGHQFAGASYHYTLKKHVENVENFFAYIKDQKGLGRINGEETMWSYISERVVKSMLLVIPALLFGYLLGVAKGVFDFRMKHMRLSFLGEGSTWLMLSLPDLFLIICIQLGLMFLYSKGLFFHVDLFGSDKMDNYVMGIIFLAIYPVFYIANVTNASLQDEQGQDYIRTAKAKGISSLRLLYVHIMKNSASRILAHANTITLYVLSNLFIVEKLTDFRGAAYYLFNALDRGANFYIGAQHGIDVVPAAGYTIFFTLMIFGSNAISQVFKIMITPPSSGVGQS, from the coding sequence TTGGTTTATATAAGAAAGCTGGTTGTGCAGCTGCTCTTATGGCTGGTGACGACATGCCTATTTTTAAGCATTCTTTTCCTTCCAGCTGATACAAGCTACAAAACCGGGAGAGGGCATCAGTTTGCTGGTGCAAGCTATCATTACACACTAAAAAAGCACGTAGAAAACGTGGAGAATTTTTTCGCATATATAAAAGATCAAAAAGGATTGGGGCGCATAAACGGGGAGGAAACGATGTGGTCGTACATATCTGAAAGAGTCGTGAAAAGCATGCTCCTTGTCATTCCGGCACTGCTGTTTGGCTATTTGCTCGGTGTGGCGAAAGGAGTTTTTGATTTTCGCATGAAGCACATGCGCTTAAGCTTTTTGGGGGAGGGCTCAACATGGCTGATGCTCTCGCTTCCTGATCTTTTTTTAATCATCTGCATCCAGCTTGGGCTTATGTTCCTTTATAGCAAGGGGCTGTTTTTCCATGTGGATTTATTCGGGAGCGATAAAATGGATAACTATGTGATGGGGATAATCTTCCTTGCAATATATCCGGTGTTTTATATAGCCAATGTCACGAATGCGAGTCTGCAGGATGAGCAGGGACAGGATTACATACGCACGGCGAAAGCGAAAGGGATCTCCAGTCTGCGGCTTCTGTATGTCCATATCATGAAAAACTCGGCCTCCAGAATTCTGGCCCATGCGAACACGATCACTCTATATGTGCTCTCCAACTTATTCATTGTGGAGAAACTGACCGACTTCAGGGGGGCAGCCTATTATTTATTCAACGCATTAGACAGGGGAGCAAACTTTTATATAGGTGCTCAACATGGCATCGATGTCGTACCAGCAGCAGGGTACACGATATTTTTCACCCTCATGATTTTTGGGTCAAATGCCATTTCGCAGGTATTCAAAATCATGATCACACCTCCTTCATCCGGGGTGGGGCAATCATGA